Proteins co-encoded in one Prescottella sp. R16 genomic window:
- a CDS encoding ABC transporter substrate-binding protein, with the protein MRLPTPKRMMPLAIAAAVTLVLTGCGGQGRNGTVEAGSDGKMHISVGYYPTILTSYLTEVAQEQGIFEANGLEVDLVPIQAGPQQTSALLGGSLDIADLPAPTMVPLMKSGDGQIVALTGGAHVNYSMVIHPGMAQGMDVGNPDAALAIKGKTVAVTVPGGTIDYFAQIAAREAGLDTKDYSTVGAGSVPAILAGFKEGRFDAAVLFPEVAHLAGEEGKDYTVLTSASATSSSTDLYKGMLQSVTGARADWVKSNPDAVTAFCTSIGEAHDWVQDPQNAQELGKSLGGWFEQPEKRGMEIFETTTFGPVLTQEIWEQQAAMAGTDTMPAYGDFVSAQCLSALSE; encoded by the coding sequence GTGCGACTTCCCACCCCGAAACGAATGATGCCTCTGGCCATCGCTGCGGCCGTTACCTTGGTTCTGACGGGCTGCGGCGGTCAGGGACGAAACGGCACGGTGGAGGCCGGTTCTGACGGCAAGATGCATATCAGCGTCGGCTACTATCCGACCATTCTCACGTCCTATCTCACCGAAGTGGCGCAGGAACAGGGGATCTTCGAGGCGAACGGTCTCGAAGTCGACCTAGTACCCATTCAAGCCGGACCGCAACAGACCAGCGCCCTCCTCGGCGGGAGCCTCGACATCGCCGACCTGCCGGCGCCCACCATGGTGCCGTTGATGAAGTCTGGTGATGGTCAGATCGTTGCGCTGACCGGCGGCGCTCACGTCAACTACTCGATGGTGATTCACCCTGGTATGGCGCAGGGGATGGACGTGGGCAACCCTGACGCCGCGCTTGCGATCAAGGGCAAGACCGTGGCTGTAACGGTTCCCGGCGGAACGATCGACTACTTCGCTCAGATCGCGGCCCGCGAGGCCGGGCTGGATACCAAAGACTACTCGACCGTCGGAGCGGGCTCCGTGCCCGCGATCCTGGCCGGCTTCAAGGAGGGCAGGTTCGATGCCGCAGTCCTCTTCCCGGAGGTGGCGCACCTCGCCGGCGAAGAGGGCAAAGATTACACGGTGCTAACCAGTGCTTCCGCCACCTCGTCGAGCACAGACCTCTATAAGGGGATGCTCCAGAGCGTGACCGGCGCCCGAGCCGATTGGGTCAAGTCGAATCCGGACGCCGTGACAGCCTTCTGCACCTCGATCGGAGAGGCGCACGACTGGGTGCAGGATCCACAGAATGCTCAGGAACTCGGGAAGTCGCTGGGGGGTTGGTTCGAGCAACCTGAAAAGCGTGGCATGGAAATTTTCGAGACGACGACCTTCGGACCCGTGCTTACGCAGGAAATCTGGGAGCAGCAAGCGGCCATGGCCGGCACCGACACCATGCCTGCTTACGGCGATTTCGTCTCCGCGCAGTGCCTGTCCGCACTTTCCGAGTGA
- a CDS encoding ABC transporter ATP-binding protein, giving the protein MSLSTENECATTTPVADLRDVHVVFTTPTGDERHVLNGVDLQVRPGEFLVLVGKSGCGKTTILNMLAGLVEPTAGEVDMLGGQPRDARERMSYMFARDALIPWRTARKNVEFPLELRGKPRHERREKSARYLEMVHMSHASSQWPWQLSQGMRQRVALARTWASEPDILLMDEPFAALDAQTRLAVQQELVGMWKATGKAVIFVTHDLNEALMLGQRVVLVKDGQVAIEVNVPFEYPRSAELTTHPDFQSLRRELMCHFL; this is encoded by the coding sequence ATGTCACTATCCACAGAGAACGAGTGCGCGACGACGACTCCGGTCGCAGACCTTCGTGACGTCCATGTCGTATTCACCACTCCCACCGGAGACGAGCGACACGTTCTCAACGGGGTCGATCTTCAGGTGCGGCCGGGGGAATTTCTCGTCCTGGTAGGCAAGAGCGGATGTGGCAAGACCACGATCCTCAACATGCTCGCCGGCTTGGTCGAGCCCACTGCGGGTGAGGTCGACATGCTGGGTGGTCAGCCGCGCGACGCTCGCGAACGCATGTCCTACATGTTCGCCCGTGACGCGCTCATCCCATGGCGGACAGCTCGGAAGAATGTCGAGTTCCCGCTCGAGTTGCGCGGCAAACCCCGGCACGAGAGGCGCGAGAAGTCAGCGCGTTACCTGGAGATGGTCCACATGTCGCATGCAAGCTCGCAGTGGCCGTGGCAACTTTCCCAGGGCATGCGCCAGCGAGTGGCCCTCGCTCGCACGTGGGCCTCGGAGCCGGACATACTCCTCATGGACGAGCCGTTCGCCGCACTGGACGCCCAAACTCGCCTCGCCGTTCAGCAAGAACTGGTCGGCATGTGGAAAGCGACCGGAAAAGCCGTCATATTCGTCACCCACGACCTCAACGAGGCACTGATGCTCGGACAACGGGTCGTTCTCGTCAAGGACGGGCAAGTGGCGATCGAGGTCAACGTCCCCTTCGAATACCCGAGATCGGCAGAGCTGACCACTCACCCCGATTTCCAATCGCTGCGGCGCGAGTTGATGTGTCACTTCCTCTGA
- a CDS encoding ferredoxin codes for MTPKTKDQTGSRASVGESAHVTVDLEVCEASGVCERMVRDVFEVDDDDVLQIKKQPETPELQRRVEMAVRRCPKQALSLHGRVEED; via the coding sequence ATGACACCCAAGACCAAGGACCAGACCGGTTCCCGAGCGAGCGTTGGAGAGTCGGCCCACGTCACGGTGGACCTCGAAGTCTGTGAAGCCTCGGGAGTGTGCGAGCGGATGGTGCGTGATGTCTTCGAGGTCGACGATGACGATGTGCTGCAGATCAAGAAGCAGCCGGAGACTCCCGAACTCCAACGTCGAGTCGAGATGGCGGTCCGCCGCTGCCCTAAGCAAGCTCTCAGCCTTCACGGGCGAGTCGAGGAGGACTGA
- a CDS encoding TetR/AcrR family transcriptional regulator has product MSDPRSATPPQPDARERLIASAIKLMSSQAPSSITGRQLASHADVNYGLIHHYFGTKYDVFRAAIDRLVQTYIADTASTSQTADLSVATLRRQRSVWKVFAQFALDDKARSRIKWPYTVMRQELRDLAGEEPDRERRQLAALDSAFTFGWVVFDPLLREAYDLDESDMEEAIIRFRELVATPRRIGE; this is encoded by the coding sequence GTGAGTGACCCGAGGAGTGCTACGCCTCCACAGCCAGACGCGCGTGAGCGACTCATCGCATCTGCGATCAAACTGATGAGCAGTCAGGCACCCAGCTCGATTACCGGTCGTCAACTGGCCAGCCACGCCGATGTCAATTACGGGCTGATTCATCACTACTTCGGCACTAAATACGACGTGTTCCGGGCAGCGATCGACCGCCTCGTCCAGACCTATATCGCCGACACGGCATCTACGAGCCAGACCGCCGATCTCTCGGTGGCCACGCTTCGTCGCCAACGGTCCGTATGGAAGGTGTTCGCGCAGTTCGCACTCGACGACAAGGCCAGGTCACGGATCAAGTGGCCCTACACTGTAATGCGCCAAGAACTGCGAGATCTGGCCGGAGAAGAACCGGACCGGGAGCGTCGGCAACTTGCTGCGCTGGATTCGGCTTTCACCTTCGGTTGGGTGGTTTTCGATCCGTTGCTACGTGAGGCCTACGACCTCGACGAGAGTGACATGGAGGAGGCGATCATCCGCTTCCGGGAGCTCGTGGCAACGCCACGCCGCATCGGTGAGTGA
- a CDS encoding TSUP family transporter codes for MSTQQLLLGTICAFAAAGLGGVVGFGFALVSTPLFLLLGIPLPTAVVINLLLGASTRLSVALRFVRAVEVPRVMTLLVGYVPGMVIGWLVLEVLPSENLRRMIGVLVLGAALVLAVTPASDRQFGIGSTAGVGTASGVMGMVASLNGIPPALMFAREGLGTIATLANLSSYFVVSNTVTAVVVTFTQEVVPRTVLIATACWLPAALVASYLATNFAQGMRVELFKMVVVAVIAVGGISVLLT; via the coding sequence ATGAGCACACAGCAACTCCTGTTGGGAACAATCTGCGCCTTCGCAGCAGCCGGACTCGGCGGCGTGGTCGGGTTCGGGTTCGCCCTGGTTTCCACTCCACTTTTCCTGCTCCTCGGCATTCCTCTGCCAACTGCGGTGGTGATCAACCTCTTACTTGGTGCGAGTACCCGCCTTTCAGTCGCATTGAGGTTCGTCCGCGCTGTCGAGGTTCCGAGGGTGATGACACTCCTCGTTGGCTATGTCCCCGGAATGGTGATCGGCTGGCTGGTGCTGGAGGTACTGCCTTCCGAGAACCTGCGCCGGATGATCGGGGTGCTCGTCCTCGGTGCCGCGCTGGTGCTGGCAGTCACACCGGCCAGCGACCGCCAGTTCGGTATCGGCAGCACCGCCGGCGTCGGTACCGCATCCGGCGTCATGGGGATGGTTGCCTCCCTGAATGGCATCCCACCGGCCTTGATGTTCGCTCGTGAAGGTTTGGGGACGATAGCGACGCTAGCCAACCTTTCGTCGTACTTTGTCGTCTCCAATACTGTGACGGCAGTGGTGGTTACGTTCACCCAAGAGGTAGTACCACGGACTGTACTGATTGCCACCGCCTGTTGGCTCCCGGCTGCGTTGGTAGCTTCTTATCTCGCAACCAACTTCGCGCAGGGAATGCGAGTCGAGCTGTTCAAGATGGTGGTTGTGGCAGTCATCGCAGTTGGCGGGATCTCCGTACTCCTGACGTAG
- a CDS encoding CaiB/BaiF CoA-transferase family protein: protein MANLMATASSKGPLAGRRVIEIAGKGPGPFCGMVLSDLGADVIRVDRLGTTYAPTEVVHRGRRSIAIDLKSERGAELVRRLASTADAVIEGFRPGVAERLGIGPAECMASNRRLVYGRVTGWGQYGPRAQQPGHDINYLAVSGALHAIGRAAGSPVPPANLLADYGAGGMLLAVGLCAAMLHAEVSGSGQVVDAAMLDGTALLTAAMQGRLDGGTWRDERGANLLDTGCPFYDVYECVDGRFVSIGVLEPKFLAGLVVALGLAEELAPLPTTRAELEDPRHWPRFRHAFARVFASRTRDHWCSVLDSVETCFAPVLSLREAREDLHARARGIFGHAAGPGHPCPAPRFSGTPLSPPQAVRGPGSDTSELLGELNLSVGEIEAMLCDKVIE from the coding sequence ATGGCTAACTTGATGGCAACGGCATCTTCGAAAGGCCCGCTCGCCGGTCGCCGGGTCATCGAGATCGCAGGGAAGGGGCCCGGCCCTTTCTGTGGGATGGTGTTGTCCGACTTGGGCGCCGACGTCATCCGGGTCGACCGACTCGGCACCACCTACGCGCCGACGGAGGTCGTGCATCGCGGTCGGCGATCCATTGCAATCGACCTGAAGTCGGAGCGCGGCGCGGAGCTGGTCCGCCGGCTCGCCTCCACCGCAGACGCTGTGATAGAAGGATTTCGCCCTGGGGTGGCTGAGCGGCTCGGGATCGGACCAGCCGAGTGCATGGCGTCGAATCGACGACTGGTTTACGGTCGCGTGACCGGATGGGGGCAGTACGGCCCCCGGGCTCAACAGCCCGGCCACGACATCAACTACCTAGCTGTATCGGGTGCCTTGCATGCCATCGGACGTGCCGCCGGCTCGCCTGTGCCGCCGGCGAATCTGCTGGCCGACTACGGCGCCGGTGGCATGTTGCTGGCCGTGGGGCTGTGTGCCGCGATGCTGCACGCTGAGGTCAGCGGCTCCGGACAAGTCGTCGACGCAGCGATGCTCGACGGAACTGCGCTGCTGACCGCGGCGATGCAGGGTCGGCTCGACGGCGGCACCTGGCGCGATGAGCGCGGCGCGAACCTGCTCGACACAGGGTGCCCCTTTTACGACGTTTACGAGTGCGTCGACGGTCGCTTCGTCAGCATCGGTGTACTCGAGCCCAAGTTTCTTGCCGGCCTCGTCGTGGCACTCGGGCTCGCCGAAGAGCTGGCGCCACTGCCGACGACGCGCGCAGAGTTGGAAGATCCCCGGCACTGGCCGCGGTTCAGGCATGCCTTCGCCCGCGTTTTCGCCAGCCGCACCCGCGATCACTGGTGCTCGGTACTCGACTCGGTCGAAACGTGCTTCGCTCCTGTGTTGAGCTTGCGCGAGGCGCGGGAGGATCTGCATGCAAGAGCTCGAGGGATCTTCGGCCACGCCGCCGGTCCCGGACATCCATGTCCCGCCCCGCGTTTCAGTGGTACACCGCTCTCCCCTCCGCAGGCGGTGAGGGGCCCAGGATCCGATACGAGCGAGCTCCTCGGGGAGCTCAATCTGTCTGTCGGCGAAATCGAAGCAATGCTCTGTGACAAAGTGATCGAGTAG
- a CDS encoding CaiB/BaiF CoA-transferase family protein — protein sequence MTTLERELSAGGDPASAWNKLFAQSSAGTAGSGPLVGVRVVEASTLIAAPLAATLLADFGAQVIKIEQPGRGDPLRGYPPFKDGQSLFHKATNRNKLSMALDFHLEEDGEVMRELVAQADVFITNFRLPTLQKWGLDHDQLVGLNPSLVMLHLTAYGRTGPLADHPGFARVAEAFAGLTQISGPRGGEPMFSGYPLGDGLAGYFGAYATMLGLFRQRATGQGELVDLALYEPVMRMMDDLITGYTSTGEIRSATGNDQAYACPSGVYPTSDGRWLVLPASTEAMWQRLAAVMGASDLAGMDLEQRLANRNLVDKRVADFTTDYTLAEIVPLLRERGLACGPVNTAHDIVENEHVAARSNLVTVPDSQLGEVTMQAALPRLVNEPGGVWSPGRPLGCDNQAILEHLLPHRSSEA from the coding sequence ATGACTACTCTCGAGCGAGAGCTATCTGCCGGCGGCGACCCGGCCAGCGCATGGAACAAACTGTTCGCCCAGTCATCGGCCGGCACCGCCGGCTCCGGCCCCCTCGTGGGAGTGCGGGTGGTGGAAGCGAGCACTCTGATCGCGGCCCCGCTGGCAGCCACACTGCTTGCCGACTTCGGCGCTCAGGTCATCAAGATCGAGCAACCTGGTCGCGGTGATCCATTGCGCGGATACCCGCCGTTCAAGGATGGGCAGTCCCTCTTTCACAAGGCCACCAATCGGAACAAACTCAGCATGGCCCTCGACTTCCATCTGGAGGAAGACGGGGAGGTGATGCGCGAACTTGTGGCCCAGGCCGACGTCTTCATCACCAACTTCAGATTGCCCACACTGCAGAAGTGGGGCCTCGACCACGATCAACTGGTCGGCTTGAATCCCTCTCTAGTCATGCTGCACCTCACCGCCTACGGACGTACTGGACCGCTCGCGGATCACCCGGGCTTCGCACGGGTCGCGGAGGCCTTCGCCGGTCTCACTCAAATCTCGGGACCCCGAGGTGGAGAACCGATGTTCAGCGGCTACCCACTCGGTGATGGCCTTGCCGGATACTTCGGTGCCTACGCGACGATGCTGGGACTGTTCCGGCAGCGAGCTACCGGACAAGGCGAGCTTGTCGACCTGGCGCTCTACGAGCCGGTCATGAGAATGATGGACGACCTCATCACGGGCTACACATCTACCGGCGAGATCCGGTCGGCGACGGGCAACGACCAAGCCTACGCATGCCCGTCCGGAGTTTACCCCACAAGTGACGGACGTTGGTTGGTCTTGCCTGCCTCGACCGAGGCGATGTGGCAGCGGCTCGCGGCGGTGATGGGGGCAAGCGACCTCGCTGGTATGGATCTCGAGCAACGTCTGGCCAACCGCAATCTCGTCGACAAGCGGGTGGCGGATTTCACCACCGATTACACGTTGGCCGAGATTGTTCCCCTGCTGCGGGAGCGGGGGCTGGCCTGCGGTCCCGTCAATACTGCTCACGACATCGTCGAGAACGAGCACGTTGCCGCGCGAAGCAACCTCGTCACCGTCCCGGACTCACAACTGGGAGAGGTCACCATGCAAGCCGCACTTCCGCGACTCGTCAATGAACCCGGCGGCGTCTGGAGCCCCGGTCGACCTCTTGGGTGTGACAACCAGGCGATCTTGGAGCATCTCCTACCGCACCGCAGCAGCGAAGCCTGA
- a CDS encoding aldehyde dehydrogenase family protein: protein MANSLIRTPVSNPATLEVVGHVDVLPADQLGDALVRAQGVQHSWADTDESSRRQCLADVSELIEAETESLARTLTLEQGKPLAQAQLEVGIAARAFAYFATLSLEPEILRSDERQTVTRHFHPLGVAGLITAWNFPLSLMAWKVAPAVLAGNAALVKPAPSTPLASLALGHILDKVLPAGLVQVLTGDNDLGQAIVEHPGIEKISFTGSTATGRRIMGAAAPRLKRLTLELGGNDAAIVLPDADVESTVLGIAAVAFRNAGQVCIAPKRVLVPAELEASITEAFRDYLSEQIVGDGSVEGTTIGPVNNAAQQQFLVDLELAARADGGKFHRTALNRADLPGYFVQPAVVTGLSPTSRLVREEQFGPLLPILTYGSVEQAVAMANDTDFGLGGSVWSTDKERAATVADRVRSGTRWINQHGPAELDIPFGGAAQSGLGIELGREGLHAYTEARIKNIRN, encoded by the coding sequence ATGGCTAACTCATTGATTCGGACTCCGGTCAGTAATCCCGCGACACTCGAGGTGGTTGGTCACGTCGACGTCCTCCCGGCCGACCAACTCGGTGACGCGCTGGTGCGAGCCCAGGGTGTGCAGCACTCGTGGGCCGACACCGACGAAAGCAGTCGACGTCAGTGCCTGGCGGACGTCAGCGAGTTGATCGAAGCAGAGACGGAAAGCCTTGCTCGCACACTGACTCTCGAGCAGGGCAAGCCGCTTGCTCAGGCGCAGCTCGAGGTCGGTATCGCCGCCCGCGCCTTCGCCTACTTCGCGACGCTTTCCCTGGAGCCGGAGATCCTGCGATCCGACGAGCGCCAGACTGTCACCCGTCACTTCCACCCGCTGGGCGTCGCTGGACTTATCACTGCATGGAACTTCCCACTGTCACTCATGGCTTGGAAGGTCGCCCCAGCGGTGCTTGCCGGAAATGCGGCGCTGGTCAAGCCGGCCCCCTCCACGCCGCTTGCCTCGCTGGCCCTCGGCCACATCCTCGACAAGGTGCTTCCTGCCGGGCTGGTTCAGGTGCTTACGGGAGATAATGACTTGGGTCAAGCGATTGTCGAACATCCCGGCATCGAGAAGATTTCCTTCACTGGATCGACTGCCACTGGGCGCCGGATCATGGGGGCGGCGGCTCCGCGCCTCAAGCGGCTGACCCTCGAACTGGGTGGTAACGACGCAGCAATCGTCCTCCCGGATGCGGACGTGGAGAGTACAGTCCTCGGTATCGCAGCCGTGGCATTCCGAAACGCGGGCCAAGTCTGCATCGCCCCCAAGCGGGTGTTGGTTCCTGCTGAGTTGGAGGCTTCGATCACCGAAGCCTTCCGTGATTACTTGTCGGAGCAAATCGTCGGCGACGGCAGCGTCGAGGGTACGACGATCGGGCCGGTCAACAATGCTGCACAGCAGCAGTTCCTTGTCGACCTCGAACTTGCCGCACGTGCCGACGGCGGCAAATTCCATCGGACTGCGCTCAACCGGGCAGACCTACCGGGTTATTTCGTTCAGCCTGCCGTGGTGACCGGCCTCTCGCCCACCTCTCGACTGGTCCGTGAGGAACAATTCGGACCTCTGCTGCCGATCCTCACCTATGGCTCGGTCGAGCAAGCCGTGGCGATGGCGAATGACACCGACTTCGGCTTGGGCGGCTCGGTGTGGAGTACCGACAAGGAACGCGCCGCCACCGTCGCCGACCGTGTCCGTAGCGGCACCCGGTGGATCAACCAACATGGTCCAGCCGAGTTGGACATCCCGTTCGGAGGGGCCGCCCAGTCCGGACTGGGCATCGAGTTGGGACGCGAAGGCCTCCACGCCTATACCGAGGCGCGAATCAAGAATATCCGGAACTGA
- a CDS encoding zinc-binding dehydrogenase has protein sequence MTSRVARVVVQDMTNGPLEVREVALPAPGPHQVRVEVQASGVCRSSLTWMKKERPNPMLLGHEAVGVVVEAGAEVRNVSEGDPVLITWIPARDPEGRLPEQALIARKDGPDWLSPQIYTWADHVLLDSLYVMKLPKEAASNEISIVGCAVPTGAGVVTDTVPVGPQSTVVVIGIGGIGTTAIAGAAASSAGRIVAVDVSHQKLDFATRLGATDVVNASEVDPVSAVHRLLADHPLGTGADLVIDCVGAPATVSQAVAMARNGIAGLGRGGDVALVGIPPSAVEVDVTDMLWNQKSLIGTLGGTCTQDSLRRFCDWHTTGRLDVGQLVTDTYKFEEIQEAVTALEEGRVLGRAIIVT, from the coding sequence ATGACGAGCAGAGTTGCGCGCGTAGTCGTCCAGGACATGACCAACGGACCTCTGGAAGTTCGAGAAGTGGCGCTGCCGGCCCCCGGACCGCACCAGGTGCGCGTGGAGGTGCAGGCTTCGGGAGTGTGCCGGTCGAGCCTCACATGGATGAAGAAGGAGCGCCCGAACCCCATGCTGTTGGGTCACGAGGCGGTCGGTGTGGTCGTCGAGGCCGGAGCCGAAGTTCGCAACGTCAGCGAGGGTGACCCGGTCCTCATCACGTGGATCCCCGCCCGAGACCCGGAGGGCAGGCTTCCCGAACAGGCTCTCATCGCCAGGAAGGACGGTCCGGACTGGCTCTCGCCGCAGATCTACACCTGGGCCGATCACGTGCTGCTGGACTCGCTCTATGTCATGAAATTGCCGAAAGAAGCCGCGAGCAACGAGATCTCGATCGTGGGCTGCGCGGTACCCACGGGCGCCGGCGTTGTCACCGATACCGTTCCGGTCGGACCCCAGAGTACGGTCGTCGTGATCGGCATAGGCGGCATCGGCACGACGGCGATCGCCGGAGCCGCCGCCTCCTCCGCAGGTCGCATCGTCGCAGTGGACGTCAGCCACCAGAAGCTGGATTTCGCCACCCGACTCGGCGCTACCGACGTAGTGAACGCCTCCGAAGTCGACCCGGTATCCGCCGTGCATCGACTCCTGGCCGACCACCCCCTCGGCACCGGAGCCGACCTGGTGATCGACTGCGTCGGAGCGCCGGCCACAGTGAGCCAAGCAGTGGCGATGGCCCGCAACGGCATCGCTGGGCTCGGCAGGGGTGGAGATGTCGCACTGGTCGGAATCCCTCCCAGCGCCGTCGAGGTCGACGTTACCGACATGCTGTGGAACCAGAAGTCGCTGATTGGAACACTGGGAGGCACCTGCACCCAGGATAGCCTGCGGCGTTTCTGCGACTGGCACACAACGGGACGTCTCGACGTCGGCCAACTGGTGACCGACACCTACAAGTTCGAAGAGATCCAGGAGGCTGTGACCGCTCTAGAGGAGGGACGCGTCCTCGGCAGAGCAATCATCGTGACCTGA
- a CDS encoding cytochrome P450, with protein MTTTSDFVPATELGLDEINLADPDFWLRPDIHDALARLRADQPIAWHEHPDSGKGFWSFVDYDDIVAVTRDWQHFSSRYGIRAHHDAGSGQVRPGTGIMIEMDPPEQTANRKHVNAGFTPRQVRKMEDYVRNQAQRIVAEFQPGQEIDFVSDVAARLPMEIICDIMGVRSEDRPYLLDLSNRTLGDQDPEYGVDPMKGTEATLELRAYGVRLAAERLAEPGDDLFSDIARIQVDGKPLPEEQLAGYFALLIAAGNETTRTAITHGMQAFSMFPEQKALFLSDPVGLAQSTAEEIIRWATPIKHMGRVLTEDVEYKGVQMRKGEKVAIWFAAANRDPAIFPEPFQFDITRDPNLHQSFGGGGPHFCLGANLARREVWVLFQELFARFPDARAVSDPRPLRSVQVNGIKELKVKL; from the coding sequence ATGACTACCACTAGCGACTTCGTTCCGGCTACCGAGCTCGGCTTGGACGAGATCAATCTGGCAGACCCCGACTTCTGGCTACGGCCCGACATACACGACGCCCTCGCCCGGCTGCGTGCCGACCAGCCCATCGCTTGGCACGAGCACCCCGACAGCGGTAAGGGGTTCTGGTCCTTCGTCGACTACGACGACATCGTCGCAGTGACTCGAGACTGGCAGCACTTCTCCAGTCGTTATGGCATCCGCGCTCACCACGATGCAGGTTCCGGGCAGGTGCGACCGGGCACCGGCATCATGATCGAGATGGATCCTCCGGAGCAGACGGCCAACCGCAAGCACGTCAATGCCGGCTTCACGCCGCGGCAGGTCCGCAAGATGGAGGACTACGTTCGCAACCAGGCACAGCGGATCGTCGCCGAGTTCCAACCAGGGCAGGAGATCGATTTCGTTTCGGATGTGGCTGCGCGCCTGCCGATGGAGATCATCTGCGACATCATGGGAGTTCGCTCCGAGGACCGGCCCTACCTCCTGGACCTTTCCAACCGCACGTTGGGCGATCAAGATCCGGAGTACGGCGTAGATCCTATGAAGGGTACGGAGGCCACTCTGGAACTGCGAGCGTATGGCGTTCGGCTGGCCGCCGAGCGACTCGCCGAACCCGGCGACGACCTGTTCTCGGACATCGCCCGTATCCAGGTCGACGGTAAGCCGCTGCCAGAGGAGCAGCTCGCCGGCTACTTCGCACTGCTGATCGCCGCGGGCAACGAGACGACTCGTACGGCGATCACCCATGGGATGCAAGCCTTCTCGATGTTCCCGGAACAAAAAGCTTTGTTTCTCTCCGACCCGGTTGGACTAGCCCAATCGACGGCCGAGGAGATCATCCGGTGGGCTACGCCCATCAAGCACATGGGCCGAGTCCTCACCGAGGACGTGGAGTACAAGGGCGTCCAGATGAGGAAGGGAGAGAAGGTTGCCATCTGGTTTGCTGCTGCGAACCGTGATCCGGCGATTTTCCCCGAGCCATTCCAGTTCGATATCACTCGGGATCCCAACCTCCACCAGTCTTTCGGAGGCGGCGGCCCCCACTTCTGCCTCGGCGCGAACTTGGCTCGCCGCGAAGTGTGGGTGCTGTTCCAGGAACTCTTCGCACGCTTCCCTGACGCCAGGGCTGTCAGCGATCCACGGCCGTTGCGGTCCGTGCAGGTCAACGGGATCAAGGAACTGAAGGTGAAACTGTGA
- a CDS encoding ABC transporter permease, with the protein MSLFVARALVLVAIVAAWHAVTTLDLVPPVLSRTPADVWGYLTESASNGELMEATRATMAATLAAFALASVVGVVAGISIGLLPRVEKVISPYVDAINAMPRIALAPVFIIYFGIGTSAKVALGFSIAVFLIMASAQAGVKSVDPEVLRLAKVLNATKRQVFTKILFPVAIPSIFSGLRLGFIYSLLGVVTSEIIGARVGLGQLTIHYSGLFRMEAIYGILLVLAVIASVINVGMRLIENRILRWQQPADK; encoded by the coding sequence GCTGGTAGCCATTGTTGCTGCCTGGCACGCAGTCACGACTTTGGATTTGGTGCCCCCGGTACTGTCCCGAACGCCCGCCGATGTGTGGGGCTATCTCACCGAGAGTGCGAGCAACGGAGAGCTCATGGAGGCTACTCGCGCCACCATGGCCGCGACGTTGGCTGCATTCGCCTTGGCCTCCGTTGTCGGCGTCGTAGCCGGCATCAGCATCGGACTCCTGCCCCGCGTCGAGAAGGTCATCAGCCCCTATGTGGATGCGATCAACGCGATGCCACGCATCGCGTTGGCGCCGGTCTTCATCATATACTTCGGAATCGGCACGAGTGCCAAGGTGGCGCTCGGCTTCAGCATCGCCGTGTTCCTCATCATGGCGTCGGCACAGGCGGGCGTTAAATCGGTTGATCCCGAGGTCCTGAGGCTCGCCAAAGTCCTGAACGCAACCAAACGGCAAGTCTTCACCAAAATCCTGTTCCCGGTAGCGATCCCATCAATTTTCTCGGGCCTGCGCTTGGGTTTCATCTACTCACTCCTCGGAGTGGTGACCTCCGAGATCATCGGCGCTCGCGTCGGTTTGGGGCAGCTCACGATTCACTACTCCGGGTTGTTCCGCATGGAGGCCATCTACGGAATCCTCCTCGTACTGGCCGTAATCGCCAGCGTGATCAACGTCGGTATGCGTCTCATCGAGAACCGAATCCTGCGCTGGCAGCAGCCGGCCGACAAGTGA